A window of the Arachis duranensis cultivar V14167 chromosome 5, aradu.V14167.gnm2.J7QH, whole genome shotgun sequence genome harbors these coding sequences:
- the LOC110281445 gene encoding uncharacterized protein LOC110281445, with product MGACASSHSHSKFPTTPSKTKAPSSSSLTASKRRDAGVFESFRRPSSIMVMDMEGKGIREYPRPIPASHVVSETPGCFLCNSESLHVGTCMPRVPDDEDLLPGRIYFLVPASKSREPLTLPLLCDLAVKASSALAAATTNSVQRR from the coding sequence ATGGGTGCTTGTGCGTCTTCTCATTCTCACTCCAAGTTTCCGACCACACCGTCAAAAACAAAGGCACCTTCGTCATCATCGCTAACCGCCAGCAAACGCCGCGACGCAGGAGTTTTCGAATCTTTCCGGAGACCGTCGAGCATCATGGTGATGGACATGGAGGGTAAAGGGATCAGGGAGTACCCCCGCCCAATCCCAGCCAGCCACGTGGTTTCAGAGACTCCCGGTTGCTTCCTCTGCAACTCAGAGTCATTGCATGTAGGCACGTGCATGCCACGCGTTCCCGACGACGAGGACCTTCTCCCTGGCCGAATCTACTTCCTCGTTCCCGCCTCCAAATCTCGTGAGCCGTTAACTCTGCCTCTCCTCTGTGATCTCGCCGTTAAAGCGAGTTCTGCACTCGCCGCCGCCACCACCAACTCTGTTCAACGGCGTTAA